The sequence GGGTCGCCCTCAAATCTTTCGGCAAGGAAAAACTCATTAACCGCCATGGCAAAAGCCGCCCGCCCGTTCATGCCGTTTGTTTTTTCAGCAAACTCCTTAAGCTCCTCCTGAATTTTTTCGCAGAAGCCCTCTTTTGCCGCCTCTTCCTCTGAGTTCACCGCCGGACCCGTCATTCGGAAGGCGAATGCGTTCAGGCTGTCGCCGTAGAATATATGATTGAAGACATTCATAATTATCTTAAACGGCGCACTGTCCGTGAGTTTCTGCCTTGTTTCGCTCCGTGCGGGTATCCCGTTTTCGTTCAGGTATTCGGTGCAGGTGTCCGCCTTGCTGTTTGTTTCGGTAAGCACGGCTATGTCAGCTGCTCGGAAGCCGCGTTCCAGCAGGTCTTTGACACGCCCGAGGATGTATTCTTCGTTGCTGTCCTTTTCGATAAACTCAACGGAAACATGTCCTTTTTCATCGCTGTTACCCTTTTGCTCAGTGTAGCGGAAGGTTTCATCGTGAAGTTTTCCGAAGAGAAGGTTGGCAAAATCCATGACCGCTTTTGCGCTTCTGTAGTTTGTGTCCAGCTTGTGCTCGGTTATGAAGTCGCTGTAACTTTCTGTTACGGTGTCAAAAAGCCTGCTCTCGCCGCCTCTGAACCTGTAGAGTGTCTGCTTCGGGTCGCCCACGTAAAAGAACGATTTCACCGCGTCCTGCTGTCCGACACCTGCAAGCGCCTGCTGAACAAGCGGTTCGAGTATTTTCCACTGGGCAAGGCTCGTGTCCTGAAATTCGTCTATGAGGATGTGGAGTATGCGCCCGTCCAAACGGAAATAGAGATATTCAGTGTCCTCGGCTATGCTGTTTTCCACAAGCATGCGGTATGCTTTCATGGTGATGTCGGCGAAGGTGAGAACATTCCGGTTTTTTTTCAGGCGTTCAACCTCAGCGAAAAACAGTGTGTAAAACCGGACAGAGAGGCGGATCATCAGATCTCCTTTGGTTTCCAGATATTTACCCATGTTTTCAATGACTTGATAATAGGCTTTGCGCTGTTTGTCATCATAGTCGAAGGTTTTGAAGTTACCGTTTACCGGGTCGCACGCGGCGTAAAGAGCTGTGTCTGTAATTTTTTTCAGATTTGCGGTTGCCGCCAGACCTTCAGCCTGAGTCTTCTGTTTTCCGTTGAGTTTTGAGGCAAGCAGCTCCGCACCGAAGGTGCGGGAAGCGTCAATTGACTGCTGTTTATAGAAATTAAGGCTGTTAATGAGAGCCGTGAAGCTTTCGGAATCTGTTTTGTATTTCTCTGCCAGAACAGGCAGACCGATAAGCTGATTCTCAAAATTTGACTGCTGTTTACGGATTTCATCAATCATCGCCTTGGGGGTCTGCTCCAGTGCGCGGGCGGCGTTTTTCAGCGTGTCTCCGGTTTCTGCCGCAAAAATCTGATATGTTCTGAAAAATGCTTCCGCTTCAAGCTCTTCCTTCTCTTTATCCTGAATAATCGAAAACCCCGGGCGCACATTCGCCTCAAAAGGAAACTGGGAGATTATGCGGTTGATGAATGAGTCTATGGTGCGTATGCGCATCTGGGAGAAGTTTTTCAGCACATAGTCTCGCACGGGTCTGGCTTTTTTTTCAAGCTCTTCATCGGTAAGATTATTATGCTCTCTCAGTATCTCCCTTTCCCCTTTGAAGTCCGCGCGGCTGCCGTCCGCAAGGGCATTGAGCACCTGAATGATCCTCTCCTGCATTTCTGCTGTGGCTTTCACTGTGAAGGTGAGGCAGAGAATCTGCTCCATCTGCGCGCCGTTAAGGAGAAGGTTGATATACCGGAGGGAGAGATTGAAGGTTTTTCCAGTTCCAGCGGATGCGACGAGGGCTATATTTCTTCTGTTATCAAGGTTCTGCATCAGCTCCTCCCGCAGAGATCCGCATAGTCGCAGTAGCGACAGTCGGACTGCCTGTCGGTTCTCGGGTATGCCTGTTCGGGGTCAGCGAGGCGTTTCAGCATCTCCTCCAGAAACTCCCTGAACTCATCCATGCGGCTTACGTCAAACGCTTTCACGGTTCTGAACTCTTTTTTCAAGTCATACCAGAGGATTTCGTCAGGCATATGCCCGTGTTTGTGCATAAAAAGCAGAGCGTAAAGCGGCATCTGCACGTCTTTTATCTTTTCCGGCTTAAAATCCCTGAAATCTTTGACAGTTTTCAGTTTGTAATCGATTATGGCTGTTTTGCCGCCGTTTTCGTCCGTTCTGTCCAGCCTGCCTTTCAGACGCATTCCGTTTATCTTCGCTTCCAGTTCGTCCTCTTCTGTTTTCGGTCGCCATCCTTCGCTGAACCTGTTTATTTCATTGACTGCGAATAAGTAAAGACGTTCCGCCAAATCCTCTGCCTGTTCCTTTTCCAGCGGGTTGACTCTGTATGCGTCAAATTTGCCTATGGCTTCCAGAAAGCCGCTGTAAATCCGCCCATGGAGCTCTTCCGCAGTTTCAGGAAGACCTGCGGAGTATATGTTTTCCAGAACGCTGTGGATTGCCTTGCCGTATTCGTAAGGGGGAATGGAGTCCTCCGGTCTTTCGGCAGGCTTCAAGCCTATGATGTATTTAGCGTAAAACCTGTAAGGGCAGGCAATATAGTCGTTGAGCATTGTAGCTGAAATTCCGCGTTTTTTGAGCTTGCCCGCTATACCTGCATCAGGCTTGAAGGAGGTTTGCTCATACAGTCTCAGTCCGTTTTCCGTTGTGCTGAATATGCGGAATCCGGAGGATGAGTAGGGGCGCACTCGGAGCCTTCGTTTTATTATAATCTCTTCCAGAAACGGGCTGCGGTATGATGAGCCTTTATCACGTGAAATACATGATATGTATGCGAATTTACTTTTAGCTATTATCTGGCTCATATAGTTTTTGATCAGGTGCTCCCTGTCCAGAAATGTGGGCAGACGGAGGCTGCACCGGATTTCCGTGTTGAGGAACAGATCTTTATCACTGGAAGGCGGAAAAACATCCGCATTCATATTGGGGATAAAAACCGCGTCAAACTGCATGTTTCTGGTTTCCAGAAGCCCCATGACAGTCACCTCGCCTCCGGGGCGGTGAAAGCCGAGACGCGCGAGCGCTCCCATCAGCTGGGTGAGGGCGGTATGCAGCGGAAAAATATCCATAACCGGAGCATAGACGGTTATCAGTCTTTTGAGCTCCTTTATCACAAGTGTTCCGTGCTGTTTCTCACGCTGATCCTCAGCGTTTTCGTTAAATATTTCCGCAAGGTTTATCAGCTTTTTAGCCGCATCAGTGAGTGTTGTGTGAGTCTCTTTGAAGAAAGGGGTGAGGACCTTTCGCACGGAAGGGAATCCCGCCGTTTCATCAAAGGTCACGGCAAGACGCTTCATGCCTATCAGATCCTTGATGCGTTCTGCCAATGAACCGAATCCTGTAATTTTTTTCAGGAATGGCTGGGCAGTCAGCTTCTCCATTGTCTCAATGCCTATTAAGCCTCCGGAAAGGAGATTCTCTTCCGCCGCCTTCCTGATTATGTCCGCAGTCTGGTATATTTCAGAGTATGTTCCGTCAGTGCCTGCCGTAATATTGAAAAGGTTGTAAATATCGTTTTCTATGAAGTAGGCTTTCATTTTTTCATCAGGCAGAATCACCGCCATGCGGTTGAAGTCTACCCCTTTTGCCGCTGTCTCGTATATTTTTTCCGTGATGAACTCATACTCTTCCATGCGGGAACCTGTTTCTATGACCTCAATGCTGCCTGTGGGGGCAGCGGGTTCATCGTCCGGCACGGCTGTGCCTAAAGTTTCCTCAATCTCTTTGTGGTTAATGGTCTTATCTCCGATAAAGTGAAAGAAAAGGTGTACGGAGCCTTTTTCGGAGAGTGTTTTCAGCGTCCTCATCTCGTGCCTTGTAAGGAAGCCGGTTATCAGAAACACATAATCGGTGAACCTGTCTGTAAAGAATTGATTAAACTGAGGATTATCGAACATCTCGGAGGAGTCGCACAGTCCGTTAGCTCCCAGAATCCCTGTGTATGCCTCCCAGAGCGCATGGAGAATGCGGGTCTGTCTTTCGTAATCAGTATAGAGGGCATGTTTGGCAAGCTCTTCCGCTGTTATCAGTTCACCCTTTATCTCCCTGAAAAAGCGGAAAAAGGCGCTGCCTGTCTCCGCGAATGTTATAAAGTTTTCCATGAAGTCCGGGTCGGTTCGTTTAAAGAGGGCAAGTTTTTCGTCTCTGCTGAGCCGATCTGCCGCCTGTCTCATGAAAAAATGCCTGAGTTCGGGCGGCACAACAGGTTTTTCCGTGCGGAAAAGGAAGCTGTTGAACTCCGGTATGCTGAGTATTACGGGGGATTTTTCAGACGTATTAAATCTGAGCGCCAGAGAGCGTTTGTTTCTGCCGGTGGGCAGTACGCAGCAGACATTCCCCGAGAGAAGTCCGGAGCTTTTAAGATATTCCGATATAACGGGAATAACAGGTTTTGCCGCAGGGGTTCTGTATATATGAATCATAGTGGAATTTTAGCATCTGAGGGGCAGGTTGTTCAATCTTATTATTTCTGTCCGATACGGCTGAGAACATCTTTGATTTCGGCAAATACCATATCCGGCGTTATGTCACCCATGCAGGAATGGTTTGTCCTTCTCGGGAAACTGCCGTTCTTTATGCAGGGGGAGCACTTCTTCTCAAGCCAGATGTATCTGCTGAGGTGGTTGGTTATGGGGTATCTGTTAAGCGGGCTGGTGGGACCGAATATGGAAACAACGGGTATACCCGCGGCAGCGCCGAGTATCATCGCTCCGCCGTCATTAGCGACAAGGACAGTGCAGCGTTTCAGAGCGGCGTATGAGCCTGCGACAGGGATTTTCCCGCAGAGGTTTTTCACCCTTGCCTCATCGAATCCGCCTGTATCAAGGAGATCCTTATCACTTTTTGAGCCTATCACAAGAACATTGCAGTCACTTTCCGCCACAATTTTTCTGATCAGCTCAAGATACCCCCGCCAGCGTCTGAGGTCATCCTCTGCTTTCATGCCTGAGCGCCCGCCCGGGGCAACGGCTATGACTCTTTTCTCAAAGAGTCTTCCCGTGAGGCTTGCGACCCTTTCCGGTTCCGATTCGCTGTGATAGACATTCATCACATGCCCGTCCGGTTTGAAGCCTTCAGCAAGCTTGCAGAGCTCAATATACGCGTCAACCTCGTGAAACTCGTCCCAGTTTGTGAGAGCGCGGGTGAGGTATTTGCTTTTGCCGTCGCTGAAGCCGAAGCGCTCGGTAATTCCGGCATTTTTGGCGGCATGATCCCAAGCTCCGTCACGCTGCATAATGAATATTTTCTCTGCCCTGCATGACTTTATCAGGTTTGTGACCTTGAACATGGTTCTCATGCGGGTTACAACCCCGCCTGTGTAAAAGGCATCGTCATCAAAGGTTATAAGTCTGTCAATATTGGGATTTCCGAGAAGAGCCGCTTCGCATGTTTTACCGATTATGTAGATGATTTCTTCATGGGGAAAGGATTTGCGGTATGCTCTCAGAGCGGGGGTGGTCATTATGGTGTCCCCAAGCGCTCCGAGTTTGAAAAAAACAGTAACCGGTCTTCTGTTCAAGGTGCGCTCCGATATGTTAGTGAAGATAAAAGAATTTTATACTCAACTTAAAAAATTTGGAAGAGTTATTGAAAGGAGATAACAAAAAAGGCGGGAGCTGAACCCCCGCCCGGTTTGGTGTCAGTGGGTCATGCTTCTGACGTACAGGGTTTCCCTGCCGTTTTCAAAGACAGCCTTTGCCGTAAAGCTTCCCGAGAACGGGGTGAAGCTCACGGAAGACGTGCTGAAAGTCAGGCTGTGCAGCGATGTGTTCACAGGCAGGGCTTTCTCAAAGAAATTGTGCATGGCGTAATTGTCACCTGCCTCAAATGTTGCCCGCATAAAAACGGGATGCTCAGCGGCAGGCTTGCTCAAGGTAGCTGTAAAATCCGTTGTTTTGTAATCTGTTACAATGCCGCTGATCGCTGTTATCGGTTTGAGGAAGTGCCCTTCGGTAACTTCTGTTGAAGTAAAAGGGCGCACCGGAAGATTCAATGTGCGTGTTTCAAGGAGTGTGCCGTTTGAGTCGTAAGCCTTGAAAGTATACGCTGCGTTGTCTGCTATACCTGTGATGTTGTCATCGTCAATGGGATATACGGCTTTATCAAACAGGCGCATTCCGCTTCCGGCAGTTCCGTTGTCCGCTGCCTGAAAGATAAAGTTGTCTCCGCCGTAAGTGCTGCGTATCATTTTTGTTCCGGCGGCTGGGAGTTTCGGACCTGTCACCGTTATGTAGCTGATATTTCCGGTCATGTCATATACATCGGCGTAAATTCCGGAGTATGTTTCCGTATGGTTGTCGGGGTAATATGCCGTGAGGGTTCGGGGGGCTATGTCGAGCTCGTAGAGGAAGCCGTTTCCGGCATATTTCCAGACCCCGTTCTGCTTCACAACACGCAGTGTGTGAAACTCATAGCTGCCGTCCTCATATTTGATTTTTATTTTCAGTATCTTTCCGTATGCCGCAGGCTGAATGTCCGCTATCTCCACATCCTCAAGGGGTGCGGGAATGAATTCACCGTCATCATCTAAGGCGTCCTGAATGAAGGCAGCTCTGTCAAGCCCGTTTTCAATACCGAATGTCGCGTTATCCGCGATGAAAGCTTCAATCTTCTCCGGTGTTCTGTCATTATCGTTTATGAAAAAATCAGCGATTTCATATAATGACGCGCGCAGTGTGGTTTCGTTGTCGAATTTACAGGTGAGGTTTATTTCTGTATCCTGATTTGCTGTGATTGTCGCCGTGTCTGATCCGCTGCACAGCATGAGGTCTCTCACGCCGTAGGCGGAAACCGAGAAAACGTATTCCCTGCCTGCCTCAAGCCCGTCAATGATAACTTCACTGTCGCCGTTTTTTATCCGGTTCAGAATATTGATACGCACATTCGGGTTGTGGTCTCCCTGAGCGTAAACATCCAGAAAGATCCTGCTGATTTTGTATCCTAAACCGATTTCCCCGGTCTCATCTGTAAGCGGGGCTGATATTCCCCTTAGTGATACGCTGACGTCCGTATTACCGTTTCCCGCTGTTCCGTCTGCGCCGCCGCAGGCTGAAACAGTGAGTGATGCCAGCAGAACTGCCGCCAGTGAAAGAAGTTTTCTGAATTTCATTGCTCACTTCCGTTTGTGTAATTAAGTATATTCGGTTTTATTTTAGCAGAGAAACTGATTATTTTAAACGGCTTTCAGCATCGGCACTCCAGTGAAATCCTCCTGCCTTGCTAGGAAATACCTGCTCACATGTGTGCAGAAACTGCACAGATGAGGACGGTTATTGTCAGGATATATATGTTAATTATAAATAACTTATTTCTCAGAACTCCTTATGGCACGGTTTGAGCTATCAGGGTATGACTTTTAACGCTTAGGAGGATAAGAATGAAAAAAGCGGCATTATTAACACTTGCGGTGGTTCTCGCGGCGGGAATGGCGTTCGCCTATGGTCCCGGCGCAAAAGGCGGCAGAGGCGGTTTCGGCGGATGCGGCGGAGCTGGGTATAACACGCCCTGCGGCGGAGGTCCCTGCGGAGCGCCTGTTGCTGATTATCAGCCAGTGACAGAGGACGCAGCCAAGGCGTCTGTTGAAAAATACGTGGCTGAAAATTTCAAAGGCTTCAAAATTGAGAAGTTCGACAAATTTGTCATGCCCAGAGGCGAGTCGTATCAGGCAACTGTTAAGGACGCAAACGGCAATACTTTTTACTTCCATGTCAGGAGAGACGGTTCCGTCTTCGGTCCTATAACCGCAAACTGAATATAAACCTTCTTAAAGATTGACGGGGAGTCCGTAAGGCTCCCCGTTTTTTTTGCCCGTCTTAAATATCTATTAATTATATAGATATTATGTAATTTCTGCTCACCGCTGTGCGGATATTGCACTCCTGTTTTGGGTTCATATTTATTTTA is a genomic window of Geovibrio thiophilus containing:
- a CDS encoding UvrD-helicase domain-containing protein; translated protein: MQNLDNRRNIALVASAGTGKTFNLSLRYINLLLNGAQMEQILCLTFTVKATAEMQERIIQVLNALADGSRADFKGEREILREHNNLTDEELEKKARPVRDYVLKNFSQMRIRTIDSFINRIISQFPFEANVRPGFSIIQDKEKEELEAEAFFRTYQIFAAETGDTLKNAARALEQTPKAMIDEIRKQQSNFENQLIGLPVLAEKYKTDSESFTALINSLNFYKQQSIDASRTFGAELLASKLNGKQKTQAEGLAATANLKKITDTALYAACDPVNGNFKTFDYDDKQRKAYYQVIENMGKYLETKGDLMIRLSVRFYTLFFAEVERLKKNRNVLTFADITMKAYRMLVENSIAEDTEYLYFRLDGRILHILIDEFQDTSLAQWKILEPLVQQALAGVGQQDAVKSFFYVGDPKQTLYRFRGGESRLFDTVTESYSDFITEHKLDTNYRSAKAVMDFANLLFGKLHDETFRYTEQKGNSDEKGHVSVEFIEKDSNEEYILGRVKDLLERGFRAADIAVLTETNSKADTCTEYLNENGIPARSETRQKLTDSAPFKIIMNVFNHIFYGDSLNAFAFRMTGPAVNSEEEAAKEGFCEKIQEELKEFAEKTNGMNGRAAFAMAVNEFFLAERFEGDPNFKKLCDISANVPVTANLPAFFEEFRRRAESENALSAGKSDAVTVMTIHKSKGLEFEAVIISDLEISVKPNANNSRMIFYSEDGSMLADSIIFNHGEKLNSFVSGGFTEAYRAEEKAAYHDRLNLLYVAVTRAKRELYIPVKEEPTANSLEQLLANSIEIPCVLGEKYKKSFAQQPEEKKRKTEKFVPRPVPEYPITEESTDFQGEIFGTALHEAIFLCVRFDEQEAEETARFTVIKHAPYLTDEDEKRIKYSLLMLYSEPFFKEITENAEIFRERSFSDESGIKTVDFYSVKDQAVYCLDFKTGSITAKMTAEYTEQINGYADILSRLYRKPVKKYLVNFVSGRLEWIEIN
- a CDS encoding PD-(D/E)XK nuclease family protein — translated: MIHIYRTPAAKPVIPVISEYLKSSGLLSGNVCCVLPTGRNKRSLALRFNTSEKSPVILSIPEFNSFLFRTEKPVVPPELRHFFMRQAADRLSRDEKLALFKRTDPDFMENFITFAETGSAFFRFFREIKGELITAEELAKHALYTDYERQTRILHALWEAYTGILGANGLCDSSEMFDNPQFNQFFTDRFTDYVFLITGFLTRHEMRTLKTLSEKGSVHLFFHFIGDKTINHKEIEETLGTAVPDDEPAAPTGSIEVIETGSRMEEYEFITEKIYETAAKGVDFNRMAVILPDEKMKAYFIENDIYNLFNITAGTDGTYSEIYQTADIIRKAAEENLLSGGLIGIETMEKLTAQPFLKKITGFGSLAERIKDLIGMKRLAVTFDETAGFPSVRKVLTPFFKETHTTLTDAAKKLINLAEIFNENAEDQREKQHGTLVIKELKRLITVYAPVMDIFPLHTALTQLMGALARLGFHRPGGEVTVMGLLETRNMQFDAVFIPNMNADVFPPSSDKDLFLNTEIRCSLRLPTFLDREHLIKNYMSQIIAKSKFAYISCISRDKGSSYRSPFLEEIIIKRRLRVRPYSSSGFRIFSTTENGLRLYEQTSFKPDAGIAGKLKKRGISATMLNDYIACPYRFYAKYIIGLKPAERPEDSIPPYEYGKAIHSVLENIYSAGLPETAEELHGRIYSGFLEAIGKFDAYRVNPLEKEQAEDLAERLYLFAVNEINRFSEGWRPKTEEDELEAKINGMRLKGRLDRTDENGGKTAIIDYKLKTVKDFRDFKPEKIKDVQMPLYALLFMHKHGHMPDEILWYDLKKEFRTVKAFDVSRMDEFREFLEEMLKRLADPEQAYPRTDRQSDCRYCDYADLCGRS
- a CDS encoding glycosyltransferase family 9 protein, which encodes MNRRPVTVFFKLGALGDTIMTTPALRAYRKSFPHEEIIYIIGKTCEAALLGNPNIDRLITFDDDAFYTGGVVTRMRTMFKVTNLIKSCRAEKIFIMQRDGAWDHAAKNAGITERFGFSDGKSKYLTRALTNWDEFHEVDAYIELCKLAEGFKPDGHVMNVYHSESEPERVASLTGRLFEKRVIAVAPGGRSGMKAEDDLRRWRGYLELIRKIVAESDCNVLVIGSKSDKDLLDTGGFDEARVKNLCGKIPVAGSYAALKRCTVLVANDGGAMILGAAAGIPVVSIFGPTSPLNRYPITNHLSRYIWLEKKCSPCIKNGSFPRRTNHSCMGDITPDMVFAEIKDVLSRIGQK
- a CDS encoding nuclear transport factor 2 family protein, translated to MKFRKLLSLAAVLLASLTVSACGGADGTAGNGNTDVSVSLRGISAPLTDETGEIGLGYKISRIFLDVYAQGDHNPNVRINILNRIKNGDSEVIIDGLEAGREYVFSVSAYGVRDLMLCSGSDTATITANQDTEINLTCKFDNETTLRASLYEIADFFINDNDRTPEKIEAFIADNATFGIENGLDRAAFIQDALDDDGEFIPAPLEDVEIADIQPAAYGKILKIKIKYEDGSYEFHTLRVVKQNGVWKYAGNGFLYELDIAPRTLTAYYPDNHTETYSGIYADVYDMTGNISYITVTGPKLPAAGTKMIRSTYGGDNFIFQAADNGTAGSGMRLFDKAVYPIDDDNITGIADNAAYTFKAYDSNGTLLETRTLNLPVRPFTSTEVTEGHFLKPITAISGIVTDYKTTDFTATLSKPAAEHPVFMRATFEAGDNYAMHNFFEKALPVNTSLHSLTFSTSSVSFTPFSGSFTAKAVFENGRETLYVRSMTH
- a CDS encoding PepSY domain-containing protein → MKKAALLTLAVVLAAGMAFAYGPGAKGGRGGFGGCGGAGYNTPCGGGPCGAPVADYQPVTEDAAKASVEKYVAENFKGFKIEKFDKFVMPRGESYQATVKDANGNTFYFHVRRDGSVFGPITAN